The window GGTCTTCGGCCTGCCACTGGGCTCGCCCAAGAACGGCGTCTGGCCCGTGGGGCCGACCGAGGTCGCCTGGCTCACCGTCGGGGAGATCTACGTGAACATCCACTCGACCAGCTTCCCCGGCGGCGAGATCCGCGGCAATCTCTCCGCCTCCGACAACGACTACTCGGCGGCGCTCGGCGGCAGCAACGAGGTGCCCCCGAACGCCTCGCCCGCGACCGGCACCGTCTCGCTCTCGGTCAACGACGCCGGGACCGTCGGCATCTACCATGTCGAGTACTCCGGACTGCTCGGGACCGAGACCGCAGCGCACTTCCACAATGCCCCGCCCGGGAGCAACGGCCCCGTGGTACTCGGCCTGCCCCTGGGCAGTCCCAAGGACGGTGTCTGGCTGATGAGTGCCGCCAATCTCGCTTCGCTCCTCGCGGGTTCGATCTACCTCAACGTGCACTCGACCCTGTTCCCCGGCGGTGAGATCCGGGGCAATCTCGGTCCCGCGCCCACCGCGGTGGACGGGTCCGCGCCGAGCTCGGGGCTGACCCTGGGGCAGAACTTCCCGAACCCCTTCAACCCCAGCACCCGGATCGAGTACGCGCTGCAGGCGGACGGACGGGTGACGCTCACGATCCACGACCTGCGCGGCCGCCTGCTGCGCACACTCGTCGACGAGGTGGTCGCGGCCGGGCAGCGCGCGGTGACCTGGGACGGCCGGAGCGACGCGGGCGAGGCACTGCCCAGCGGCGTCTACCTCTACCGCATCCAGGGGGCGGGCGAGCAGCAGACGCGCAAGTTGATGCTCACGAAGTAGGGCCGGCGCTCACGCAGCGCCCGGAGCGTAGGCCTCCGCAGGGTCTTCTGCAGGAGCTCGCCGCCCCCGCGGGCGGCGAGCTGCGTTTCGCAGACCCGTGCGCTGGATCCGTTTGCAGGGTAGGGGCCGCAGGGGGTAGGCTGCCGCCATGCCGCCCGCTGCCTGCCGCCGTTCTCCCCTTCGCCGCGCCATGGCGCTGGGAATCGCTCTCGCGGGCAGCGCCTGCCTGTCACTCGCAGCTTCGCTCTCCCCCGGCCCCGCCGACGCCCCGCGGCCGAACGGCGCGCCTTTGCGCACCTACCGCTTCGTAGCCCCCACGATGGGCACCCAGGCCACACTCACCCTCGTCGGCGAGGATTCGCTCGCCCTCGCTCCCTGCGCTGCCCGCATCCTCGGCAATCTAGCGCGCGTGGACTCCCTGATGAGCAACTGGACGCACACGAGCGAAGTGGCGCGCATCAACGGCGCGCTCGACGCCACGGTGGGCGGCGCGCCGCTCGCCCTCGAGCCCGAGACGGCCCGCGTGCTCGCCGCCGCCCTCGCCGTCGCCGCGGCGAGCGAGGGCGCCTTCGACATCACCGTGGAGCCACTCGTGCGGCTGTGGGGCTTCCTCGGCGGACCCAAGCGCGTGCCGAGCGCGGCGGAGATCGCCGCCCTGCGGCCGCGGGTGGGCCGCGCGCTGCTCGCGCTCGATCCCGCCAGCGGGCTTGCGGCCGCACGGGCGGGCGTGCGCATCGACCTGGGCGGCATCGCCAAGGGCTATGCCGTCGACTGCCTGCGCGACTCGCTGCTCGCCATGGGCATGCGCGACGCGCTCGTGGACCTCTCGGGCAACATCGCGCTGCTCGGCGCCCCGCCCGGTCGCGACACCTGGCGGTTGGGCCTGCGCGATCCCGCCGATCGCGAAGCCACGCTGGGCACGCTCCGCCTGCCGAGGCCGGCCGTGGCGACCAGCGGCGACTACGAGCAGTTCTTCGCCGCCGACGGCAAGCGCTACGGGCACATCCTCGATCCGCGGACGGGCTGGCCCGTGGACTCGCTCGCCTCGGCGACCGTCGTGATGGACAGCGCGATGCAGGCCGACGCCTGGGCCACCGCGCTCTGCGTGCTCGGCCCCAGCGCAGCGCGCCGCCTCGCGCGCGAGCGCCATGACCTGGAGGCCATCCTCGTCGAGCGGCGGGACGAGGGCCCCGACCTGGTTTGGGTCGAGGAGGGCCTTGCCGCGTCCTTCAGCCTGGATCCCGCCCTGGCCGAGCGCTACGCCCTGCGCCGCTTCTAGCTCGCCGCTCCGCATTCCCGCCGATCGCGCATGTTCTTTCCGCCGCACGGCGCAGAATACAGGCCTCCCCTCATCCGAAATCCGACATCTCATGTTTCCTTCCGACTTGGCTCAGGCATTGCTCCCTGCCGGCCCAAGCTCGCGCGGAGGTCGCGCCGGGAAGGCCCGGGTGCCCGCCCCCCTCGCGAGCGGCGCCCGGCACCGGCTGCCGAGGCGGACTGCGAGAGCCGGGCCGGAAGGAGGCAGGGTGGTCGCCAGGACGGACGATCGGCAGCGACGCGCCGCACAGGCGGCGAGCGCCGCCCGCTTCGCCGCGCTCGGCCTGCTCGCGCTCGCGAGCGGCGCCTGCCGTGCGGCCGGGCCCGCGGCGCCGCCGCCGGGCGGCGACTCCGTCTTCGTACTCGACGCGCCGCGCTTCGCCGCCGAGGTGCGGCCCGTCATCGTGGCCGAGGGCTGCAACAACGCGGCCTGCCACGGCGGCGGCCCCCGCGGCAGCTTCGCGCTGTCCCCGCCCGACGACCCCGACGCCGACTTCGACTTCACGCAGGCCGTGCAGCAGGTCCACGGCTGGGATCCGCTCGCCAGCCCGCTGCTGCTCAAGCCCCTGAGCCGGGAAGCGGGCGGCGTCGATCACGCGGGCTCGGCCCTGGCCGGATTCGACAGCACCGACGATCCCGGCTACCGCGCGATCCACGACTGGATCCTCGCGGGAGAGTGGCAGTGATGCGCGCCGCGCTCTCCATTGCGCTCTGCGCACTCGCCGCTACGGCGGCGCCCGCGGCTGCGGCCGGCGAAACGGCGGCGGTCGAGTACCTGACGCCCGCGCTTGCGGACAGTCGCCTCGGCCTCGCGCCGGGCGCGCGTCCCTACCAGCGGCGCTTCGCCTTCAGCATCGGCGCGGGCGAGCTCGGCGGACAGCGCCAGTACCTGCTGCGCGGCGCCTACTGCCCGCGCGCCTGGCTGGCTTGGGAGGCGACGGTGGCCCACAACCCCGCGTCGTCCGTGCACGCGCTCTTCCACGACTTCGGGCTCGTGCTGCGCCGGCCCCTGCCCTGGCGCCTGCAGCCCTACCTCACGGCGGGCTATGGCATGATGATCGCCTTCCCCGGCGGCGCCCTGCTCGCCGACTCCGTCACGCGCAACGTGCTCAGCGCGGGCGGCGGTCTCGAAGTCTTCATCCGCGACGACCTCGCCCTGCGCCTGGACGCGCGCGGCCGCCGCGTGCTGCACCCCGCCGAGGGGGAAACCCTCGTCTACGACTACGCCGATTACAGCGCCGGCTTCGTCTTCTACCGGAGCCTCGCACGCTGAGCCTTCGCCTTCACCGGGAGAACCGCAACCGCAAGGAGCTGCCCATGCCTGCCACCATCGCACGCTCGATCCGGCCTCTCCTTCTGGCCGGGCTGCCGCTCGCGGCCCTGGCGCTGGCGAGCGGCTGCCGGAAGGACGCCCCGCAGGACGCGATCGTCGGCGACCAGGCCACGCCCGCGCTTGTCTTCGTCAAGACGGAGGCCGAGGAGACGCTGAACCGCACCTGGGGCGGGGGTAACCTCTACAAGCTCGCGCCGATCGCGCCCGACGGCGCGGTGACGCCGATCACCAACTTCAACGGCGCAAGCATCAGCGATCCCTGCGTGAGCTGGGACGGCGAGCGCATCCTCTTCTCGATGCGCGCGCCCGGCGAGTCCGACCGCAATATCTGGGAGATCGGCGCCGACGGCACGGGCCTGCGCCGCGTCACCAGCGGCGGCGGCCACGACTTCGATCCGCTCTACCTGCCCGATGGCGCGATCGTCTTCACGAGCAGCCGCGCCGGCGAGATGGACGAGTACAACCACTCGCCCGCCGAGCACCTCTACGCCTGCGACGCCAACGGCGGCAACATCGAGCGCATCAGCTTCAATCAGAGCGACGACTTCGATCCGGCGATGCTGGCCGACGGCCACATCATCTACACGCGCTGGGAGCACTTCGGGACTTTCAATCGCTTTCCGCTCTTCTTCACGAACCCTGACGGTACGGGCACCTTCCACATGTACGGTCCTCACGACCGCAACTTCTTTCACGCCCAGCCCACTCCCGACGGGCGCCTGATCGCCGTCGAGAGCACGCGGGTGAACGAGGATGCCGGTCCGATCGTCGTCATCAAGCTGGAGAACGGCCCCGCCGATCCGGCCCCCGGGCCCGACAGCGACTACTGGGACGTGCTCACCCCTGATGTCAACACCGACGGCGCACCCTGGGCCTATGGCGCCTTCAAGTACCCCTTCCCGCTGGGCAACAACCGCTATATCGCGAGCTACACGCTGCCCGCGGCCGAGGACGAGCAGGCAGACTACGGTCTCTACACCTTCACTCTGAGCCAGACGGGCGCGGGCACAGCCGAGGATCCGGCCACGCTGAGCCTCGACGCGCTGAGCTTCCTCTACAACGATCCGGCGACCAACGAGTACGACGCGCAACTCCTGTGGCCGCGCGAGAGGCCGATCGTGATTCCGCGCGCCGTGGACTCCTCGCGTGATTCCGGCACCTTCCTCGCGCATGACGTCTTCAACCGCAGCCTGCAGGACGACCAGGAAGTCCCACTGCGCGGTGTGACGCCCGTGCCGCAGATCGCCGTCTTCGCGTCCCGGCCCACGCAAGCCGGCGAGACGAACGACTTCTCGGCCAACTCCTTCGAGAAGCGCGCCTTCCTCGGGTATGCACCCGTACAGCCGGACGGCTCCTTCAAGATCGAGGTTCCCGCCGACACGCCGATCTCCTTCGCGACGCTCGACGAGCATGGTCGTGGCTTTGTCGTCAAGCGGACCTGGCTCTACGCGCGGCCTGGTGAGGCCGTGAACCAGTGCACCGGCTGCCATACGGACCGCGAGCGGGTCACGGACCCGCCGACCAATCCCTTCCCGATGGCCGACATGCTCCCCGCGACCGATCTGAACCTGGATCCTGAAGACTACGAGGTCATCAACTACCTGGACGATATCGGACCCATCGTCGAGGCCAAGTGCGTCGCCTGCCACCAGGTGACGGTGAGCGCTCCTGGCGACACGCTCTGGGCGCCGGCCGGCCTGGACCTCGGCGCTCAGCCGGACACGCTCGAGATGGGCCAGATCTTCCCCCGGGGCTACGTGAACCTCTCCGGCGAGTCGGAGCACCTGGAGGATCAGGTCGTGATTCCGGGTTTCCCTCGCCGTTCGACGCTGATCGATGCCACCGAGGGCCTTGGCAGCTGGGAAGGTCGCGGCCGTCATCCGGTCGGCGCGAACACACTCACCGACCGCGAGCGCGAGCTCTTCCGCCTCTGGGTGATGCTCGGCGCTCAGTACCGCTAGGAGCAAAGATGCGCAAGACCATCGCCCTGACCCTGCTCGCGTGCGCGCTGCCGGCTGCGGCCGGCAGCGCACCGAGCAAGCCAGACCCGGCGTGGATTGCCCTGAGCCGGCACCCCCTGCTGCCGCTGGACGCTCCGGCAGGCGAAGCCCCACGCGTCGCGCCCCCCGTGGCCGGCCGCCCCCTGCTCCTGCACTTCTGGGCGAGCTGGTGCGCACCCTGTCGGCGCGAGCTGCCGGACCTCGACGCGCGTCTCGCTCGCTGGCTGGACGCCGGCCTCGAGCTGCGTGCCGTCTCCATCGACCGCGAGCCGGAGAAGGCGCGCCACTTCGCGGCCGAGCTCGCGTTGAGCATGCCGCTCTACCTCGATGGTCCGACCGGTCTGGCGCGCACGCTCGATCTGCCGGCGCTCCCCTGCACCTACCTCTTCGATGGGGACGGCACACTGCGCTTCGTTCTGCGCGGTTCGAATCCGCAGGACCTTGCCGTGCTCGAGTCAACGCTCGGCCAGATGCTGCCGCCTCAGGCGGCGCCGGCCCCAGCAGCGCTGGGAGCCCGCTGATGCTGCGCGTCCAGCCCCGCCCGCTGCTGATCGCCATCGCGCTCACGACCGCCTTCGCCGTCGGCGGCTGCGCCGGCGCGCGTCCCTACGAGCGCGAGCTGCTTGCGGACCCGATCATGGACTTCGCCGTCGAGAGCGGGTCCGAGGCTCGGGAACTGAAATGGTTGGAAGCGCGCGAAGGCTCCCTGGGTGGAGTCGGCGGTGCCGGAGGCGGCTGCGCATGCAAGTGAGCATCCGGCAGTGTGCGGCCTGCCTGGGGCTGCTGGCGGCCGGCGCCGGCGGCGCGCTGCCTGCGCGCGCAGACTTCGCACCCGAAGAGCAGAGCGCGGGCGTGCTCTTCCACTACTTCGCCGACCTGGAGGGCGTCCAGGTGCGGTCGCACTATCTCGCCTACGGACTCGACCTGGGCGGACACCGACTGGACATCGAGTTCGACCACGAGCGCGTTCTGATTCCGGCTGTGCAGGGCACGATCGGCAGCCAGGAAGCCGCCGATGCGATCACCGCCGCCAGCCGGCCGATCGCCGGCGCCGGCGATGCCTTCAGCGACTACACGAAGATCCGCAACGCTCTGCAGGTCGGGATGGCGCTCGGCCCGGCGACGATCGGCCTCTACCGCTCGGAAGAAGTGGACTACCGCGCGAGTCAGGTCTCAGCGGGCGTGGCGCGCGACTTGCTCGGCGAGCAGCTCAATCTCGCCCTCGGCGCCAGCTACGGCTGGGACCGGATCGAACCGCTGCGCGACGAGGAGTCGCCTGCTCCCACCGACAAGAACAGCCTGCACTTCAATCTCGTCGCAACGCAGATCCTCGATCCGCAGACGGTGCTGCGACTGGGAATCGAGGTGAATCAGATGACCGGCCTCCAGCACAACGTCTATCGCGCAGTCTACGCGGGAGGTCAACGCCTGCCCGAGCTGCACCCCGACATGCGGCGACGCGAGGACCTCTTCATCAAGCTCAACCGCTACCTCGGCGAGCGGGCGAGCCTGAACGCCGATTACCGCTACTACCGCGACGACTGGCAGCTCGACTCGCACACGCTGGGCCTGCGGCTCAACCAGTACCTGGGCGAGGACCTCACCGTGCGCTACCGCTATCGCTACTACAGCCAGAGCGGCGCCTGGTTCTGGGCCGAGGAGTACGCGACGACCGCGGGCATCGACGGCTATCGCAGCGGCGACTATCGGCTCGGCGCCTTCGACGCGCACCTCTTCGGCGGCCGCCTCGAGTGGGCCCCCGCCGCCCTCGCGGCCAGCTTCGGCTGGCTGCGCGAGGCGCGCCTGCGCCTGGGCTACGAGCGCTACTTCAACACCAACGCCTTCGCGGCGAACGTCTTCGAGACCGGGCTCAGCCTGACCTTCTAGGACGGGGAGCATTGCGAAAGGAGCTCACCATGCGAAGCATCCATCTCGGGTTCGCGGCGGCGCTCGCCCTCGGCGCCGGCGCGGTCGGCGCGCGGGCGGCCGACTTCACGCCGCTCGCCTTCCCCGGCGCTGGCGAACGCACGCTGCTCGATCGCCGCGCGAGCCGCGCCGATCTCGATCGCGAGCTGTTCGGCGGCACGGCGGCCGGCCTGATCGTGGGCCGCGTCGATGTCTACGAGCGCTTCCCCTATCTCGAGGCGCGCTACCTGCAAGTGGTCAGCGACCCGGTCTGGAACCGCCTGCTCTACGGCGATCCCGCGACGGGCCTGGCCGCCTACACCGGCGAGGGCAGCGCGCTCGGCGCGCTGGCGGCGCCGCGCGGCCTGGCCGCCGACGACGCCGGGCAGGTCTACGTCGCCGACAGCGGCAACGACCGCGTGCTCGTGCTCGCCGCGCGCTACGACAGCGAGGCCCTCAGTCTGACGCCGCTCTATGTGATCGTGGATCTCAAGGCACCCGGCGACCTCGCCTGGTCCGACGGCGGCACGCCCTTCGATGCGCGTGACGACCGCCTCTTCGTCGCCGAGACGGGCGCGAACCGCGTCGCGAGTCTCGCCATCACGCAGGGACAGTTCGCGGTGCGCGCGCGGCTGGGCGCGCTCGGCGGCGGCAACGGCCGCTTCGCCGGGCCGGTGGCCGTCGCCGCGACCTGGGACGCGGCGCGCGCCGCGCACCGCATCCTCGTCGCCGATGCGCACGGCGGTCGCCTGGTCGAGCTGAGCGAGACGGCAAGCGGCCTGCGCTGGGAGCGCGAGCGCGCGCACGGGCTCGGCGTCGTCACCGGCCTCGAGTTCGACGCCGCGGGCAACCTCTACGCCGCCGCGCCGCGGGCGGGCGTGCTGCGCAAGTTCTCGCCGAGCCTCGCGCCGCAGGGCGACCTCGAGGCAGCGCTGAATGCGCCGCGCGACTTCTGCGTGCCGGCGGTCACCGTGCACGATCACCGCACGGGCGAGCAGACCCGGCGCCGCGAGGCGGCGGGGCTGCTCGTCGAAGCCTGGAGCGAGGGCAGCGGCCTGCGCCTCTACAGCCTGGCCGACGAGCAGGGCGCACCCGGCGCGGGCGCCGCGCCGGCCAGTCTCGCGCTGCTCGGCAATCATCCGAACCCCTTCAACCCGAGCACGACCCTTCGCTTCAGCGCCCCCGTCGGCGAAGCGCCGCTGCGCCTGAGCATCCACGACCTGCAGGGGCGCCTGCTACGCGTGCTCGCCGAGGGGCAGTTCGCCGCGGGTGAGCACGCGGTCGTCTGGGACGGCCGCGACGCGCACGGCGAGGCGCTCCCCTCGGGCGTCTACTTCAGCCGGCTCAGCCAGGGCCGGCGCCTCGAGCAGGGCAAACTGCTCTTGCTGAAGTGATGAGCCGCCTGCGCAGGCAGCGCGCCCTGAGCGCCTTGGCTCTCCTCCCGCCGCTCGCGCTCGCAGCGGCGGGAGGCGCTTGCCTCGAGGCGCCCGGCATCGAGGAGACCTGGACGCGCCTTGAGCTGCTCGCCTCGGCGCCCACGGCCGCGACGCCCCTCGCCCTCGGGGACACGCTCGCGGTGAGCGCCGACGCCCGCATCACTTTCCGCGCGATCCGCACGGGCGAGCTGGCCATCGAGCTGCGCCGCGGCGACGCCGCGCTCGCCGCCGCGCATCCCCTGCGGACGGACGACGATCCGGCGCAGCACAGCCGCCGCGTGGAAGCTCTGCTCGCGGCGACAACCCCGGTGGCCGGCGCCTCGCGCGCCGTCACCGGCTTCGATCACCTGATGATGGACCTCGCGCTGGACTTCCGCAGCCAGGTGCCCGCCGACCTCGGCGCCGGCGAGGCGCTCTGGCTGCTGCTCTTCTTCGGGGAGGGCGAGGAGATCCGCCGCGCAGGCATGGCCGACACCGTGCTGGTCACGCCCGTCGCGATGGACAGCCTGGAGATCCTCACGACGGGCTTTGCGCTGCGCATCGAAAGGGGAACGCCGTGAGCGCGCGCTGGCAAGCGGAATCCTCGGCGCCGCTCGCGCGGCGCCCGGCCGCGCCGCGCGAGCGGACGCAGCGTCGGCTCGGTCTCGCGATCGCGCTGCTCCTGCTCACCGCGCTGAGCGCATTGCTCGCAGTGCGCCCCGCGCGGGCGGCCCTGCGCGTCGAGGCGCTGGCGGGCTTCACGCGGCCCGACGCCGACTTCGCCACGTTCCGCTGGGACACGGGGCCTCAGGTCGCGGCCGGCGGCGGCATTGCGCTCGAGCGCGGCCCGCTCGCGCTGGGACTGCGCCTCGCCCATCACGGCGGCGCGCAGGCGACCGGCCTGCCTGCGGGTCCCGCGGCCCTCGCGCTCGACCTGACGAGCCTCGAGCTCAGCCTCGGCCACCGCGTCGCGGCGCTGCTGGGCAGCGAGTGCTGGCTGCAGGGACATCTCGGCTGGCTGCGCCTAGCCTACGAACCGGAGCGCCTCGGTCTCGCCGGCGCGGGCGGCGACGGCGAGACGCTCTGGGTGGACTTCCCCGCCGTCGACACCCTCTGCGGCGGTGGCGGCCTGCACCTGCGCCGCGGCCTCGGCCGCGCCCTGGCGCTCGGCCTCGAGCTGGACGCGCTCGCCTTCGCGCTCGACAGCGCGCGGCGCGTGGAGGACAGGCTCGTCGAGGAGCGCGAGCGGCGACTGAACTGGCGCCTCGGACTGCGCCTGGACTGGTTCCCCGGGGCCTGAGCCCCGCGAAGGCGCTGCGCTTTGCGCGCGGCGCCGCAATGCGAAGGAGAACGAGCGTGCTTGCATCACCCTCTGCCCGGCTGCGGCGGGCTTCCTGGCTGCTGGCGATCGGACTCGCTGCCCTGCCCGCGACGAGCGCGCGCGCCGAGGCGGAGCCGGCGGCGCCGGCCGCCAGCGCCGCCGACTCGAGCGCGGCGCCGCTCTGGTCGACGCCGCTGAACGGCCCGCACGTGCTGCGCGAGAAGTCCGTGCGCCTGAAGGGCGATGGCGAGCAGGTGCTGCGCAGCGGCCCGGGCCCCGAGTTCGCGATCGTCGACACGGGCAAAGCGGGCGCGGCCTACAAGGTCGTCGCCAAGCGCGGCGATTGGATCAACCTGCGCCTGGACGACGAGCGCACGGGCTGGATCCACGCCGATCTCTGCGCCGAGTTCGACGATCTCTCCGGCCTCGAATTCCGCCCCAACCCGCGGCTCTTCTCGCGCGCCGGCTGCTTCAGCCTGCGCGCCTACAGCGGCGCCTACGCCTTCGATCGCAAGAGCAACTCGCTGGTCGTCGGCGGCGGCATCGGCTACCAGCTGCTCGATCACGTGGAGATCGAGGGCGGCCTCGCCTGGACGCGCGTCGCGCGCCCGGCCGAGATCGTGGAGAGCCTCTTCAACCTCGCCCTCGAGGAGGAGCAGTTCCACCTGCTCTACTACTCCTTCAATCTCAATCTCAAGCTGCTCCCCGGCCGGCAAATGGAGCCCTTCCTGACGGGCGGCGTGGGCAGCAGCATCCTGCGCGGCCAGACCGAGTCCAGCCTGAACCTCGGCGCCGGCAGTCTGCTCTACTTCAGCAAGCGCCTGGC is drawn from bacterium and contains these coding sequences:
- a CDS encoding CHRD domain-containing protein, whose product is MITGWRATMDRCLTVLALALAAGACVVPQSQAATVFTTALAGSNETPPNASPATGFAVLTLNDAQTQVTFHIQFSGLVGTETAAHLHHAPPGVAGPVVFGLPLGSPKNGVWPVGPTEVAWLTVGEIYVNIHSTSFPGGEIRGNLSASDNDYSAALGGSNEVPPNASPATGTVSLSVNDAGTVGIYHVEYSGLLGTETAAHFHNAPPGSNGPVVLGLPLGSPKDGVWLMSAANLASLLAGSIYLNVHSTLFPGGEIRGNLGPAPTAVDGSAPSSGLTLGQNFPNPFNPSTRIEYALQADGRVTLTIHDLRGRLLRTLVDEVVAAGQRAVTWDGRSDAGEALPSGVYLYRIQGAGEQQTRKLMLTK
- a CDS encoding FAD:protein FMN transferase; its protein translation is MPPAACRRSPLRRAMALGIALAGSACLSLAASLSPGPADAPRPNGAPLRTYRFVAPTMGTQATLTLVGEDSLALAPCAARILGNLARVDSLMSNWTHTSEVARINGALDATVGGAPLALEPETARVLAAALAVAAASEGAFDITVEPLVRLWGFLGGPKRVPSAAEIAALRPRVGRALLALDPASGLAAARAGVRIDLGGIAKGYAVDCLRDSLLAMGMRDALVDLSGNIALLGAPPGRDTWRLGLRDPADREATLGTLRLPRPAVATSGDYEQFFAADGKRYGHILDPRTGWPVDSLASATVVMDSAMQADAWATALCVLGPSAARRLARERHDLEAILVERRDEGPDLVWVEEGLAASFSLDPALAERYALRRF
- a CDS encoding TlpA family protein disulfide reductase; amino-acid sequence: MRKTIALTLLACALPAAAGSAPSKPDPAWIALSRHPLLPLDAPAGEAPRVAPPVAGRPLLLHFWASWCAPCRRELPDLDARLARWLDAGLELRAVSIDREPEKARHFAAELALSMPLYLDGPTGLARTLDLPALPCTYLFDGDGTLRFVLRGSNPQDLAVLESTLGQMLPPQAAPAPAALGAR
- a CDS encoding DUF4266 domain-containing protein, producing the protein MLRVQPRPLLIAIALTTAFAVGGCAGARPYERELLADPIMDFAVESGSEARELKWLEAREGSLGGVGGAGGGCACK
- a CDS encoding DUF3570 domain-containing protein, encoding MVGSARRLPGWSRRCRRRLRMQVSIRQCAACLGLLAAGAGGALPARADFAPEEQSAGVLFHYFADLEGVQVRSHYLAYGLDLGGHRLDIEFDHERVLIPAVQGTIGSQEAADAITAASRPIAGAGDAFSDYTKIRNALQVGMALGPATIGLYRSEEVDYRASQVSAGVARDLLGEQLNLALGASYGWDRIEPLRDEESPAPTDKNSLHFNLVATQILDPQTVLRLGIEVNQMTGLQHNVYRAVYAGGQRLPELHPDMRRREDLFIKLNRYLGERASLNADYRYYRDDWQLDSHTLGLRLNQYLGEDLTVRYRYRYYSQSGAWFWAEEYATTAGIDGYRSGDYRLGAFDAHLFGGRLEWAPAALAASFGWLREARLRLGYERYFNTNAFAANVFETGLSLTF